One Argiope bruennichi chromosome 5, qqArgBrue1.1, whole genome shotgun sequence DNA segment encodes these proteins:
- the LOC129969384 gene encoding uncharacterized protein LOC129969384, translating to MIMFLRPKESLRLSIYSMRRCIGFSNSKNFHSTQCAYLRKVSSNRRKTADVCEFENSSSVAGEFSVSEQPKKINNNFFGIESDEGVIEINDKPSLNNNVSRQLFKNVEQEKFISTTFGTVRYDSENKPKYHGQLEKEKILISSAVEKDKIHDLNQTLLSKNSVQNCSFLSNTQESSKRTTDVLDRNLKSELPSSSHVDELYFPESYTVNENNTTVGLENSSSCSKEEKSNFIEESYFTHKMNSDTIFQNTDITSEAIKSTECNVKQATSEVESSPFLSFDNKSNFIEECYFNDKITDETVIKNSDMRENMNTDENHSILIHNKCISDDKQSSYIDDSYFNSICDGNFKNVHKKFQSVTKVVDTVEEKSNKENSMASDAQNKVLKKNLLINESEVGMTDSQVTSKEVKFSTKGIFNSQETETNMKTLYNLDKNIENLYTNENSVKLSSEFINPNLEELEDYNKFISRTTHLSKMKNNFSFQSKEFLKKSRLINSKSYSSEKKLRSFQRKLDETDSIEETHHKEEQLESSQEMHDIKVKKEACFENLNANDQPESAYHFVKKLRSAKKKLVPELINGKFIQKTEQYDSKGFRILKNQVPDLKYYTRDEILELLIKNVLYSDDDLVVLNKPYNLVMHESKTVKDPCLSQYLDDLAAELDKKTYKPKLITVHRLDKETSGCLLLARNEISAQRLLSFFSQRKIIKTYWIVTIKVPNPLEGVIDMPISEGSINGRARMVLHPDLPKDVSYQNHSKSGKRAVTHYKVISESGNAALVEAKPETGIKHQIRVHFGFGLSCPILGDHKYSHLDKLAPQKLQSDLLQKLHVRQSKVRHIPMHIYARSILIPQYRDGRNLFVMAPMPIHMSKNLQRLKFKKK from the exons atgaTTATGTTTCTTCGACCGAAAGAATCTTTGCGTCTTTCTATATATTCTATGAGGAGATGCATAGGATTTTCGAACAGTAAAAACTTTCATTCAACACAGTGCGCATATCTTCGAAAAGTTTCATCCAACCGGAGAAAAACAGCCGATGTATGCGAATTTGAAAATAGCTCATCTGTAGCTGGGGAATTTTCTGTCAGCGAAcaacctaaaaaaataaataataatttttttggaattgaaaGCGACGAAGgtgtaattgaaattaatgataaaccttcattaaataataatgtatctagacaattattcaaaaatgtagaacaagaaaaattcatttccacAACATTTGGTACTGTTCGTTATGATTCCGAGAATAAGCCTAAATACCATGGtcaattagaaaaagaaaaaatattgatcagTTCTGCtgtagaaaaagataaaattcatgaCCTCAATCAAACCCTACTTAGTAAAAATTCTGTACAAAACTGTagttttttatcaaatacacaGGAAAGTTCCAAAAGAACTACTGATGTTCTGGATAgaaatttgaaatctgaattgCCTAGCAGTAGCCATGTAGATGAATTATATTTTCCTGAATCGTATACTGTTAATGAGAATAATACTACTGTTGGATTAGAAAATTCATCTTCTTGttctaaagaagaaaaatctaattttattgaagaatcaTATTTTACTCATAAAATGAACTCTgatactatttttcaaaatactgataTTACTTCTGAAGCTATTAAGTCAACAGAATGTAATGTAAAACAAGCCACATCAGAAGTTGAGAGTTCACCATTTTTGTCTTttgataataaatctaattttattgaagaatgttattttaatgataagatcaCTGATGaaactgttattaaaaatagTGATATGAGAGAAAATATGAACACTGATGAAAATCACTCCATTCTTATTCATAATAAGTGTATTTCAGATGATAAACAATCAAGTTATATTGATGATTCTTATTTCAATAGTATTTGTGATGgtaactttaaaaatgttcacAAGAAGTTTCAGTCTGTAACAAAAGTTGTTGATACAGTAGaagaaaaatctaataaagaaaattcaatggCATCGGATGCTCAAAATAAGGtacttaagaaaaatttattaattaatgaatctgaaGTTGGTATGACAGATTCCCAGGTTACTTCCAAAGAGGTAAAATTTAGCACTAAAGGTATATTTAATTCCCAGGAaactgaaacaaatatgaaaactttatataatctagataaaaatattgaaaatctttatactaatgaaaatagtgtaaaattatcttctgaatttattaatccaaatttagaagaattagaggattacaataaatttatatcaaggACAAcacatttatctaaaatgaaaaataatttttcttttcaaagtaaagaatttcttaaaaaaagcagattaataaattcaaaaagttattctAGTGAAAAGAAGTTGagatcatttcaaagaaaattagatGAAACTGACTCAATTGAAGAAACTCATCATAAGGAAGAGCAGCTCGAAAGTTCACAAGAAATGCATGATATAAAAGTTAAGAAAGaagcatgttttgaaaatttaaatgcaaatgaccAGCCTGAATCAGCTtatcattttgtgaaaaaattaagaagtgcAAAAAAGAAGTTAGTTCCTGAATTAATTAatg GAAAGTTTATACAGAAAACTGAGCAGTATGACAGCAAAggatttagaattttgaaaaatcaggTTCCAGACTTGAAATACTATACCAGAGATGAGATTTTggagcttttaattaaaaatgttctttattctgatg ATGATCTTGTTGTTTTGAATAAGCCATACAACTTAGTGATGCATG aatcaaAAACTGTTAAAGATCCTTGCTTATCTCAGTATTTAGATGATTTAGCTGCAGAGTtggataaaaaaacatataaacctAAACTAATAACTGTCCATAGATTAGACAAAGAAACATCTGGTTGTCTTTTGCTTGCAAG gaatgaAATTTCTGCTCAAAGATTACTATCATTCTTTTctcaaaggaaaataattaaaacatattggATTGTAACTATTAAAGTGCCTAATCCCTTAGAAG GTGTTATTGATATGCCAATTTCTGAAGGTTCTATTAATGGTAGAGCTAGA atggTATTGCACCCTGATTTGCCAAAAGATGTTTCCTATCAAAATCACTCTAAGTCTGGTAAAAGAGCTGTGACTCATTATAAAGTTATTTCTGAATCTGGCAATGCTGCTCTTGTGGAGGCAAAACCAGAAACAG gaaTCAAGCATCAAATCAGAGTGCACTTTGGGTTTGGGCTCTCTTGTCCTATT